AGGTATCCCCTTGCTTAATCCCCCGTGTTGCTTGGAAAAAACCCTTGGCCCTGCCATTCACCAATACAGAAAACTAGCTTTGAGAGAGGGTATTCAAAATGAGCAAAATGAATCTGTAATCAAAACCAAACTTCTGAAGGAGCCGCCTCAGAAACCACCAGGATACTCTATCATATGCTTTCATCATGTCCAACTTGAAGATGCAGTTATGCCCCCGGGTTTTCTTGTTAATGGATGCTACCATTTCTTGGGCCAAGAGGACATTTTCAGCGATATCACGACCAGGATAGAATGCGGATTGTTCCGGAGAGATAATGTCTGGGAGAATAGCCCGCAATCTATTAGCAAGCACTTTCGTAAAAACTTTGTTAACGAAAGTGCAAAGGCTAATGGACCGAAAGTCAGCAAATGTAGCTGGGTTTGACTTCTTCGAAATCAGCACAATCAGGGTACTAGCGATTCCCCTCGGGATCGGGGTTCCGGCCAAAAAATCCCGAGTCGCTGCCAAAACATCAAGGCCTACAATGTCCCAGCAGTGGCAGAAAAATAGTCTAGTGTAGCCATCCGCACCCGGGGCGCTATCCTTATCCAGATCATAAACAACCCTTTTTACCTCCTCCATTGTAACATCCCTTAGTAAAACCCCATTCTAGTCCGCCGACACAAACTCCGGTATGTGGACCAGCAGCTCCTCGACATCCCTGACCTCCTCCGCTGTCAGAAGCCGCTGGAAGAAGCTGACTGCTTGCTGACCAATCTGTTCATCATCCTCAAGCCACGTCCCCCCCATCATCCTTAATGCGGTGTATGGCAAACCTCGAGCGTTTCTCTCTAACTAAAGTATGGAAATACCGTGTGTTGGAGTCACCATCTCTCACCCAGCATAAGCGCGCCTTCTGGCGCCAATAGTCCTCTTGGACACGTAAGCTCTGTAACAAGTGACCCTGTGCGTGGTGTAGGTCAGTCCTCGCCTCATCCGTTAGATTAGCTTCATACATAATCTCTTTTTGTTGCACCTCAAGCTCGCGTTGCAGGACAGCCTGAAAGATGTCCCCAAATTGTTGTTTGCTCCATTGTCTTAAACATGCCTTTAGACGCTTTAACTTGAAAGCCAACCGATACATACCATACCCCTACGTGGGCAAATCCCAGCTACTCTGCACTGTTGATAAAAGCTCTGGGTTCGGAACCCAGAACGATTGGAACTTGAAGGGCTTTGGAATGCTAGCATCTGCAGATCGTAGGCTCACTAGCAAGGGTGAATGGTCGGAGGCGGCGCGATTGAGATGCTGGACAGAGGTATTCGACAAGAACTCGAGCCAGTGTTGGTTGATTAACACCCTGTCTAATCGCTTCCAAATCCTGGTACCTGCTCTAACACCTGACCACGTGTAAGCACTTTCAGAGTAGGGAAGCTCCTGGAGATGGCAGCCAGATATTGCACCATTGAAATCCGAAATCGCTCCAAGATCTTGGGCCGCCCGGCCCGTATACTCAGCCAGCGTACTGATGATGTTAAAATCCCCCCTACCAGCCACGGCCGTGTGATCGAGCCAGCGAGAGAGCATAGCTCAGACCATAATACTAGCCTTTCGGCCCTGGTACACTTGGCATAAATGAACGACGCATTAACAGTCTCAGTCCAGGAGTCGTGACCCGCCATAACGTGGAGGATTTGCTCCGAGTTGTACAAAACATTAAAATGAAAACCAGAGCGCCAAAACACCCAGATCTTATTCGATGAGTTGAGCAAACAAAAATCAAATGATAACTTCGTACACAAGACTTCTATATTACTAGCTTCTGCCATAGGTTCCAAAAGCACTAAAATAGCAATGTGATGGAGGCGGAGTAAAGCTCGCAAACGACGTACTGAAGATTTGTTCGTCGCTCCACGAATGTTCCAAATGAGGACATTATTCATTAGAAAGAGGGTGAGGTGGTACTTCGATGGCTTTAGAAGCTTGTCGTGTCAAAATCTGTCGGGTTCGAGGGATATACACCTTCCGCTTCCTCGATTTCCTTGGTAGTACCATGGTGAAGCCGTCCTCATCTCGTTCAGCCGTTGGAGGTGGCATATGCGGCTCCAAGGCCATGCTAAACTGTAGGAGGGAGACGGCCAGCGTCGCCCTATCTAGTGCGGCCTCGGGCTGGCCTTCTCCATCTGAGAGTGATCCATAGGAGGGTTCCTTCTCCTGTGCACCCAAATCAACAAATGTATCGTCACAAATACTCCCTAAGGCTGGTGGGTTTGCAAGAACCTTTAAAAGTGCCTCTTCAGCAGCTGGGTCAGTATTCCTACCATCACCATCCTGCTCCTGCTCGCTCAGACACGTAGCAGTGGAGGTTGGTGCAACGTTAGTCGTCAGCAAGGCTGGGGCGGCGTCGATCGTTGGTAGGAGAACAGGCTCGGACTCTGGATGCAGCGCCATACTCTTCCGCTGGCTGTCAGCCACGTTCCTCTCCTCTGGGGCTTGGGAAACCACAGCCCCGACAACGTCCCGTCAAGTCGGACCGCCGCTATTCCCTCGCCTGTTCTGCCGACAGTCCAGACTGGAGTGTCCCTGGCGATTGCAAGTCGAGCAGTACGATGGTAAGTTCTCGTACGCTACCCATTGCCAGAAGCCATGGGTGCCTGCTCCAATCTGGATGCGACCAGGCAACTCCTTGGAAACATCAAGATCAATGCAGATACAGGCAACACTGGGTCGGGACAGATTTGCAGTCGCAGCGTCAACTTGTAAGAGGCTGCCAATAGCAGTGGCGATTGAAAACAGCGATGCTTTGTCAAAAAAATGGACGGGTAGATGTTCCAAAGCAACCCAGACAGGCACATGCGTGNNNNNNNNNNNNNNNNNNNNNNNNNNNNNNNNNNNNNNNNNNNNNNNNNNNNNNNNNNNNNNNNNNNNNNNNNNNNNNNNNNNNNNNNNNNNNNNNNNNNNNNNNNNNNNNNNNNNNNNNNNNNNNNNNNNNNNNNNNNNNNNNNNNNNNNNNNNNNNNNNNNNNNNNNNNNNNNNNNNNNNNNNNNNNNNNNNNNNNNNNNNNNNNNNNNNNNNNNNNNNNNNNNNNNNNNNNNNNNNNNNNNNNNNNNNNNNNNNNNNNNNNNNNNNNNNNNNNNNNNNNNNNNNNNNNNNNNNNNNNNNNNNNNNNNNNNNNNNNNNNNNNNNNNNNNNNNNNNNNNNNNNNNNNNNNNNNNNNNNNNNNNNNNNNNNNNNNNNNNNNNNNNNNNNNNNNNNNNNNNNNNNNNNNNNNNNNNNNNNNNNNNNNNNNNNNNNNNNNNNNNNNNNNNNNNNNNNNNNNNNNNNNNNNNNNNNNNNNNNNNNNNNNNNNNNNNNNNNNNNNNNNNNNNNNNNNNNNNNNNNNNNNNNNNNNNNNNNNNNNNNNNNNNNNNNNNNNNNNNNNNNNNNNNNNNNNNNNNNNNNNNNNNNNNNNNNNNNNNNNNNNNNNNNNNNNNNNNNNNNNNNNNNNNNNNNNNNNNNNNNNNNNNNNNNNNNNNNNNNNNNNNNNNNNNNNNNNNNNNNNNNNNNNNNNNNNNNNNNNNNNNNNNNNNNNNNNNNNNNNNNNNNNNNNNNNNNNNNNNNNNNNNNNNNNNNNNNNNNNNNNNNNNNNNNNNNNNNNNNNNNNNNNNNNNNNNNNNNNNNNNNNNNNNNNNNNNNNNNNNNNNNNNNNNNNNNNNNNNNNNNNNNNNNNNNNNNNNNNNNNNNNNNNNNNNNNNNNNNNNNNNNNNNNNNNNNNNNNNNNNNNNNNNNNNNNNNNNNNNNNNNNNNNNNNNNNNNNNNNNNNNNNNNNNNNNNNNNNNNNNNNNNNNNNNNNNNNNNNNNNNNNNNNNNNNNNNNNNNNNNNNNNNNNNNNNNNNNNNNNNNNNNNNNNNNNNNNNNNNNNNNNNNNNNNNNNNNNNNNNNNNNNNNNNNNNNNNNNNNNNNNNNNNNNNNNNNNNNNNNNNNNNNNNNNNNNNNNNNNNNNNNNNNNNNNNNNNNNNNNNNNNNNNNNNNNNNNNNNNNNNNNNNNNNNNNNNNNNNNNNNNNNNNNNNNNNNNNNNNNNNNNNNNNNNNNNNNNNNNNNNNNNNNNNNNNNNNNNNNNNNNNNNNNNNNNNNNNNNNNNNNNNNNNNNNNNNNNNNNNNNNNNNNNNNNNNNNNNNNNNNNNNNNNNNNNNNNNNNNNNNNNNNNNNNNNNNNNNNNNNNNNNNNNNNNNNNNNNNNNNNNNNNNNNNNNNNNNNNNNNNNNNNNNNNNNNNNNNNNNNNNNNNNNNNNNNNNNNNNNNNNNNNNNNNNNNNNNNNNNNNNNNNNNNNNNNNNNNNNNNNNNNNNNNNNNNNNNNNNNNNNNNNNNNNNNNNNNNNNNNNNNNNNNNNNNNNNNNNNNNNNNNNNNNNNNNNNNNNNNNNNNNNNNNNNNNNNNNNNNNNNNNNNNNNNNNNNNNNNNNNNNNNNNNNNNNNNNNNNNNNNNNNNNNNNNNNNNNNNNNNNNNNNNNNNNNNNNNNNNNNNNNNNNNNNNNNNNNNNNNNNNNNNNNNNNNNNNNNNNNNNNNNNNNNNNNNNNNNNNNNNNNNNNNNNNNNNNNNNNNNNNNNNNNNNNNNNNNNNNNNNNNNNNNNNNNNNNNNNNNNNNNNNNNNNNNNNNNNNNNNNNNNNNNNNNNNNNNNNNNNNNNNNNNNNNNNNNNNNNNNNNNNNNNNNNNNNNNNNNNNNNNNNNNNNNNNNNNNNNNNNNNNNNNNNNNNNNNNNNNNNNNNNNNNNNNNNNNNNNNNNNNNNNNNNNNNNNNNNNNNNNNNNNNNNNNNNNNNNNNNNNNNNNNNNNNNNNNNNNNNNNNNNNNNNNNNNNNNNNNNNNNNNNNNNNNNNNNNNNNNNNNNNNNNNNNNNNNNNNNNNNNNNNNNNNNNNNNNNNNNNNNNNNNNNNNNNNNNNNNNNNNNNNNNNNNNNNNNNNNNNNNNNNNNNNNNNNNNNNNNNNNNNNNNNNNNNNNNNNNNNNNNNNNNNNNNNNNNNNNNNNNNNNNNNNNNNNNNNNNNNNNNNNNNNNNNNNNNNNNNNNNNNNNNNNNNNNNNNNNNNNNNNNNNNNNNNNNNNNNNNNNNNNNNNNNNNNNNNNNNNNNNNNNNNNNNNNNNNNNNNNNNNNNNNNNNNNNNNNNNNNNNNNNNNNNNNNNNNNNNNNNNNNNNNNNNNNNNNNNNNNNNNNNNNNNNNNNNNNNNNNNNNNNNNNNNNNNNNNNNNNNNNNNNNNNNNNNNNNNNNNNNNNNNNNNNNNNNNNNNNNNNNNNNNNNNNNNNNNNNNNNNNNNNNNNNNNNNNNNNNNNNNNNNNNNNNNNNNNNNNNNNNNNNNNNNNNNNNNNNNNNNNNNNNNNNNNNNNNNNNNNNNNNNNNNNNNNNNNNNNNNNNNNNNNNNNNNNNNNNNNNNNNNNNNNNNNNNNNNNNNNNNNNNNNNNNNNNNNNNNNNNNNNNNNNNNNNNNNNNNNNNNNNNNNNNNNNNNNNNNNNNNNNNNNNNNNNNNNNNNNNNNNNNNNNNNNNNNNNNNNNNNNNNNNNNNNNNNNNNNNNNNNNNNNNNNNNNNNNNNNNNNNNNNNNNNNNNNNNNNNNNNNNNNNNNNNNNNNNNNNNNNNNNNNNNNNNNNNNNNNNNNNNNNNNNNNNNNNNNNNNNNNNNNNNNNNNNNNNNNNNNNNNNNNNNNNNNNNNNNNNNNNNNNNNNNNNNNNNNNNNNNNNNNNNNNNNNNNNNNNNNNNNNNNNNNNNNNNNNNNNNNNNNNNNNNNNNNNNNNNNNNNNNNNNNNNNNNNNNNNNNNNNNNNNNNNNNNNNNNNNNNNNNNNNNNNNNNNNNNNNNNNNNNNNNNNNNNNNNNNNNNNNNNNNNNNNNNNNNNNNNNNNNNNNNNNNNNNNNNNNNNNNNNNNNNNNNNNNNNNNNNNNNNNNNNNNNNNNNNNNNNNNNNNNNNNNNNNNNNNNNNNNNNNNNNNNNNNNNNNNNNNNNNNNNNNNNNNNNNNNNNNNNNNNNNNNNNNNNNNNNNNNNNNNNNNNNNNNNNNNNNNNNNNNNNNNNNNNNNNNNNNNNNNNNNNNNNNNNNNNNNNNNNNNNNNNNNNNNNNNNNNNNNNNNNNNNNNNNNNNNNNNNNNNNNNNNNNNNNNNNNNNNNNNNNNNNNNNNNNNNNNNNNNNNNNNNNNNNNNNNNNNNNNNNNNNNNNNNNNNNNNNNNNNNNNNNNNNNNNNNNNNNNNNNNNNNNNNNNNNNNNNNNNNNNNNNNNNNNNNNNNNNNNNNNNNNNNNNNNNNNNNNNNNNNNNNNNNNNNNNNNNNNNNNNNNNNNNNNNNNNNNNNNNNNNNNNNNNNNNNNNNNNNNNNNNNNNNNNNNNNNNNNNNNNNNNNNNNNNNNNNNNNNNNNNNNNNNNNNNNNNNNNNNNNNNNNNNNNNNNNNNNNNNNNNNNNNNNNNNNNNNNNNNNNNNNNNNNNNNNNNNNNNNNNNNNNNNNNNNNNNNNNNNNNNNNNNNNNNNNNNNNNNNNNNNNNNNNNNNNNNNNNNNNNNNNNNNNNNNNNNNNNNNNNNNNNNNNNNNNNNNNNNNNNNNNNNNNNNNNNNNNNNNNNNNNNNNNNNNNNNNNNNNNNNNNNNNNNNNNNNNNNNNNNNNNNNNNNNNNNNNNNNNNNNNNNNNNNNNNNNNNNNNNNNNNNNNNNNNNNNNNNNNNNNNNNNNNNNNNNNNNNNNNNNNNNNNNNNNNNNNNNNNNNNNNNNNNNNNNNNNNNNNNNNNNNNNNNNNNNNNNNNNNNNNNNNNNNNNNNNNNNNNNNNNNNNNNNNNNNNNNNNNNNNNNNNNNNNNNNNNNNNNNNNNNNNNNNNNNNNNNNNNNNNNNNNNNNNNNNNNNNNNNNNNNNNNNNNNNNNNNNNNNNNNNNNNNNNNNNNNNNNNNNNNNNNNNNNNNNNNNNNNNNNNNNNNNNNNNNNNNNNNNNNNNNNNNNNNNNNNNNNNNNNNNNNNNNNNNNNNNNNNNNNNNNNNNNNNNNNNNNNNNNNNNNNNNNNNNNNNNNNNNNNNNNNNNNNNNNNNNNNNNNNNNNNNNNNNNNNNNNNNNNNNNNNNNNNNNNNNNNNNNNNNNNNNNNNNNNNNNNNNNNNNNNNNNNNNNNNNNNNNNNNNNNNNNNNNNNNNNNNNNNNNNNNNNNNNNNNNNNNNNNNNNNNNNNNNNNNNNNNNNNNNNNNNNNNNNNNNNNNNNNNNNNNNNNNNNNNNNNNNNNNNNNNNNNNNNNNNNNNNNNNNNNNNNNNNNNNNNNNNNNNNNNNNNNNNNNNNNNNNNNNNNNNNNNNNNNNNNNNNNNNNNNNNNNNNNNNNNNNNNNNNNNNNNNNNNNNNNNNNNNNNNNNNNNNNNNNNNNNNNNNNNNNTAGAGTTGAAGTAATTACTATTGTTAAGGGAATTAGATTTGTACGTCGagtaggaatctcaaatataGGTGAGTTACTCTTGGGACAGGCCAGCCTGAGctgtgaattatcctattgcTAGATTCCTGTACTCGAGTAtcagatatttcattcaatggtATATTTGCAGATTgggaagaatttagtatattgcattATGATATGACTAGGAATCACGATTAAATTTGGAGAAGCAGAATCGAAAAGGCTAAGTCTAGTTTTTGGTTTTTGGAAGTTAAAGGTGAAGAGCCAATAGTGAGACCTTGAAGATTAGTGCCAATTCTGTTTTTGAGATGAATAATTTTACTAGTCATTTAATGGTAAATGGAATATATGCCATCTCTTACCCAAAATATTGGTTTAGATATAGAATTTGAGTGAAATCGTAGTTT
This portion of the Coffea eugenioides isolate CCC68of chromosome 11, Ceug_1.0, whole genome shotgun sequence genome encodes:
- the LOC113751258 gene encoding uncharacterized protein LOC113751258 codes for the protein MLSRWLDHTAVAGRGDFNIISTLAEYTGRAAQDLGAISDFNGAISGCHLQELPYSESAYTWSGVRAGTRIWKRLDRVLINQHWLEFLSNTSVQHLNRAASDHSPLLVSLRSADASIPKPFKFQSFWVPNPELLSTVQSSWDLPT